One region of Schistocerca nitens isolate TAMUIC-IGC-003100 unplaced genomic scaffold, iqSchNite1.1 HiC_scaffold_351, whole genome shotgun sequence genomic DNA includes:
- the LOC126228024 gene encoding uncharacterized protein LOC126228024 codes for MLWNRNIKQQQKCWEKPYLEENTLINKPGGGHKVKQAIREKKMAYKTWWYSRLDTDLQKYRNLKSAVKTAVAAAKEQYYQTLYDQHDTPLGENIICCLAKSHCCSAQYIGHVMLINGAKAKLLRDKQSILQNWADYFHNISNKEIMHPDATLGPVPSISFKEVMLGISKMKNGKATGPDDLPAEIRKILRKPAS; via the coding sequence ATGCTGTGGAACAGAAATATCAAGCAGCAACAAAAATGCTGGGAAAAACCATACCTGGAAGAAAATACATTGATAAACAAACCTGGTGGTGGACACAAAGTCAAACAAGCAATCAGGGAGAAGAAGATGGCATACAAGACTTGGTGGTACTCACGACTTGACACTGACCTCCAGAAATATCGCAACCTTAAATCAGCAGTAAAAACAGCAGTAGCTGCAGCAAAAGAGCAGTACTACCAGACACTGTATGACCAGCATGACACACCATTGGGAGAAAACATCAtctgctgtcttgctaagtcacattgCTGTTCAGCTCAGTACATTGGACACGTCATGCTCATCAATGGAGCCAAAGCCAAACTGCTAAGAGACAAACAATCTATTCTCCAGAATTGGGCAGACTACTTTCATAACATCAGCAACAAAGAGATTATGCATCCTGATGCTACCTTAGGACCCGTCCCTTCGATTTCATTTAAGGAAGTAATGCTTGGCATCAgcaagatgaaaaatggaaaagcaactgGCCCAGATGACCTACCAGCAGAAATCAGGAAAATTCTCAGAAAGCCTGCTTCATAA
- the LOC126228025 gene encoding uncharacterized protein LOC126228025 produces the protein MSIKIDSTVITAHIVSCYASQTGCTEDNKDKFWNSLEALLRAIPQGESTIVGGDLNGHVRANKEGYMRCHGGHGFSVWNDDRCRILDFAEAYDFIVTNTYFKKRPTYLAAYTSGGHATQINYWLVCQQDMKLVTDTKVIPYDCITP, from the coding sequence ATGTCTATCAAGATTGACTCAACAGTTATCACTGCCCACATTGTATCTTGCTATGCATCTCAAACTGGATGCACTGAGGATAACAAGGACAAGttctggaacagtctggaagcCCTCCTTCGAGCAATTCCACAGGGTGAGTCCACTATTGTTGGAGGAGATTTAAACGGACATGTCAGGGCTAACAAAGAAGGATATATGCGATGCCATGGAGGACATGGGTTCAGTGTGTGGAACGATGATAGATGTCGGATACTTGATTTTGCAGAAGCATATGATTTCATTGTGACCAACACATACTTTAAAAAGAGGCCAACATATCTGGCTGCTTATACAAGTGGAGGTCATGCTACTCAGATCAATTATTGGCTAGTTTGTCAACAAGACATGAAGCTGGTAACAGATACCAAAGTAATTCCGTATGACTGCATCACCCCTTAA